The proteins below come from a single Azospirillum thiophilum genomic window:
- a CDS encoding heme ABC transporter permease: protein MHRFANPARFLRLSAVLLPWCAGATVILTILGLWFSLFGSPPDYQQGETVRIMYIHVPAAWMSLFVYTNMAIAAAVGLVWKHPLADLFAKAAAPIGAGFTFVCLVTGSLWGAPMWGTWWVWDARLTSVLILFFLYLGYMALVNAFDDPQRGLKAGNVLLLVGIINVPIIKFSVDWWNTLHQPASVVRMGGPSIDPSMLAPLLVMAGAFTAYFLAVVLLRVRTEIAQRKIQTLRLAVAGGGMAGDGAAADGMRG, encoded by the coding sequence ATGCACCGTTTCGCCAACCCCGCCCGCTTCCTGCGCCTGTCAGCCGTGCTGCTGCCGTGGTGCGCCGGAGCGACCGTGATCCTGACGATCCTCGGGCTGTGGTTCAGCCTGTTCGGCTCGCCGCCGGACTATCAGCAGGGCGAGACGGTGCGGATCATGTACATCCATGTGCCCGCCGCCTGGATGAGCCTGTTCGTCTACACCAACATGGCCATTGCCGCCGCGGTGGGGCTGGTGTGGAAACACCCGCTGGCCGACCTGTTCGCCAAGGCCGCCGCCCCCATCGGCGCCGGCTTCACCTTCGTATGCCTGGTGACCGGGTCGCTGTGGGGGGCGCCGATGTGGGGAACCTGGTGGGTGTGGGACGCGCGGCTGACCAGCGTGCTGATCCTGTTCTTCCTCTATCTCGGCTACATGGCACTGGTGAACGCCTTCGACGATCCGCAGCGCGGCTTGAAGGCCGGCAACGTCCTGCTGCTGGTCGGCATCATTAACGTGCCGATCATCAAGTTCTCGGTCGACTGGTGGAACACGCTGCACCAGCCGGCCAGCGTGGTGCGGATGGGCGGCCCCAGCATCGATCCCAGCATGCTGGCACCGTTGCTGGTGATGGCCGGCGCCTTCACCGCCTATTTCCTGGCGGTCGTCCTGCTGCGGGTGCGGACCGAGATCGCCCAGCGCAAAATCCAGACGCTGCGTCTGGCGGTTGCCGGCGGCGGAATGGCCGGCGATGGAGCGGCGGCGGACGGGATGCGGGGGTAA
- a CDS encoding EVE domain-containing protein — protein sequence MSGAGRATAAWIAVASAEHVRRGRAGGFMQVCHGKAAPLRRVRPGDRVVYYSPTDRFGGSDRLQAFTAIGSALPGEPYAFDMGGGVIPFRRDVAWWPADEVPIRPLLDRLDLTAGLRNWGHPFRFGLVQVSAGDFERIAREMKAAAME from the coding sequence GTGAGCGGCGCCGGCAGAGCGACGGCCGCCTGGATCGCGGTGGCCAGCGCCGAGCATGTGCGGCGCGGCCGGGCGGGCGGCTTCATGCAGGTCTGCCACGGCAAGGCCGCACCGCTGCGGCGGGTTCGGCCGGGCGACCGGGTCGTCTACTACTCCCCCACCGACCGCTTCGGCGGGTCGGACCGGCTGCAGGCCTTCACCGCCATCGGCAGCGCTCTTCCGGGCGAGCCCTATGCCTTCGACATGGGCGGCGGCGTCATCCCCTTCCGGCGGGACGTCGCCTGGTGGCCGGCCGACGAGGTGCCGATCCGGCCGCTGCTCGACCGGCTGGACCTGACGGCCGGACTGCGCAACTGGGGCCATCCCTTCCGCTTCGGCCTCGTCCAGGTCAGCGCGGGCGACTTCGAGCGGATCGCCCGGGAGATGAAGGCGGCGGCGATGGAATGA
- a CDS encoding helix-turn-helix transcriptional regulator, with product MSRAERLLDLMQVLRRHRQPVSGKSLAGELGISLRTLYRDIATLQAQGAMIDGEPGVGYLLRAGFLLPPLMFTEEEVEALVLGSRWVVDRGDSRLGGAARNALAKIAAVLPPDKREGLDSSALLVGPGEPIPAGDAELASIRSAIRAERKLEIAYRDRDGSESRRIVWPFALGFFDRARVMVAWCELRQSFRHFRTDRILALTPSETRYPRRRQAMLKEWREAEGIPQR from the coding sequence ATGTCTCGTGCAGAACGGCTTCTCGACCTGATGCAGGTGCTGCGGCGGCATCGCCAACCGGTCAGCGGCAAGTCGCTTGCAGGCGAGTTGGGGATCAGTCTGCGGACGCTCTACCGCGACATCGCCACGCTGCAGGCGCAGGGCGCGATGATCGACGGCGAGCCGGGTGTCGGCTATCTGCTGCGCGCCGGCTTCCTGCTGCCGCCGCTGATGTTCACCGAGGAGGAGGTGGAGGCGCTGGTGCTGGGTTCGCGCTGGGTGGTGGACCGGGGCGACAGCCGGCTCGGCGGGGCGGCGCGCAACGCGCTCGCCAAGATCGCCGCGGTGCTGCCGCCGGACAAGCGGGAGGGGTTGGACAGCTCGGCCCTGCTGGTGGGGCCGGGCGAGCCGATCCCGGCCGGGGATGCCGAACTGGCGAGCATCCGAAGCGCCATCCGCGCCGAACGCAAGCTGGAAATCGCCTACCGCGACCGCGACGGCTCGGAAAGCCGGCGGATCGTCTGGCCCTTCGCTCTGGGATTCTTCGACCGTGCCCGCGTGATGGTGGCGTGGTGCGAACTGCGCCAGTCATTCCGCCATTTCCGCACCGACCGCATCCTGGCGCTGACCCCGAGCGAAACCCGCTATCCCCGGCGGCGGCAGGCCATGCTGAAGGAATGGCGGGAGGCGGAGGGCATTCCGCAACGGTGA
- the pnp gene encoding polyribonucleotide nucleotidyltransferase, which yields MFTVHRKEIEWGGRKLVLETGKIARQANGAVLVTYGDTTVLCTAVAAKAPKPGIDFFPLTVNYQEKAFAAGKIPGGFFKREGRPTEKETLVSRLIDRPIRPLFADGFRNETQVVCTVLSHDLENDPDIVAMVGASAALTISGIPFLGPIGAARVGYKNGQYILNPTMDDVDDSDLNLVVAGTVDGVLMVESEAKELTEEVMLGAVMFGHTNFQPVINMIIDLAEDAAKEPWDLPEPAYDRPALKARLRATVGSDVEAAYTETVKQSRYEKVGAAKAKALQALAEEFDAQSIGFEFKELEADILRGAVLKTGRRIDGRDTKTVRSIVSEVGILPRAHGSALFTRGETQALVVTTLGTSQDEQIIDALEGEYREHFMLHYNFPPYSVGEAGRMGSPGRREIGHGKLAWRAIHPLLPKKEDFPYTLRVVSEVTESNGSSSMATVCGTSLSLMDAGAPLARPVAGIAMGLIKEDHGFAVLSDILGDEDHLGDMDFKVAGTEVGVTALQMDIKITSITEEIMKIALGQAKDGRLHILGEMSKALTGAREGVNENAPRITVINIPKEKIRDVIGSGGKVIREIVEQTGAKIDIDDDGTVKVSAVDQKKSDAAIEWIKGIVAEPEMNVVYTGKVVKVVDFGAFVNFLGSRDGLVHISELAQQRVGKVSDVVSQGDSVKVKVIGFDDRGKVKLSMKQVDQATGEDLTKKAE from the coding sequence ATGTTCACTGTTCATCGCAAAGAAATCGAATGGGGCGGGCGCAAGCTGGTCCTGGAGACGGGCAAGATCGCCCGCCAGGCCAATGGCGCGGTTCTGGTGACCTACGGGGACACCACCGTCCTGTGCACCGCCGTCGCCGCCAAGGCGCCGAAGCCGGGCATCGATTTCTTCCCGCTGACCGTCAATTACCAGGAAAAGGCTTTCGCGGCCGGCAAGATTCCCGGCGGTTTCTTCAAGCGTGAAGGCCGTCCGACCGAGAAGGAAACGCTGGTCAGCCGCCTGATCGACCGCCCGATCCGTCCGCTGTTCGCCGACGGCTTCCGCAACGAGACGCAGGTCGTCTGCACGGTGCTGAGCCATGATCTGGAGAATGATCCGGACATCGTGGCGATGGTCGGCGCGTCGGCCGCGCTGACGATCTCCGGCATCCCGTTCCTGGGTCCGATCGGCGCCGCCCGCGTCGGCTACAAGAACGGCCAGTACATCCTGAACCCGACCATGGACGATGTCGACGACAGCGACCTCAATCTGGTCGTCGCCGGCACCGTCGATGGCGTGCTGATGGTCGAATCGGAAGCCAAGGAACTGACCGAAGAGGTCATGCTGGGCGCCGTCATGTTCGGCCACACCAACTTCCAGCCGGTGATCAACATGATCATCGATCTGGCCGAGGACGCGGCCAAGGAGCCGTGGGACCTGCCGGAGCCGGCCTATGACCGCCCGGCCCTGAAGGCCCGCCTGCGCGCCACCGTCGGTTCGGACGTCGAGGCTGCCTACACCGAGACGGTCAAGCAGTCGCGTTACGAGAAGGTTGGCGCCGCCAAGGCGAAGGCCCTGCAAGCCCTGGCCGAGGAATTCGACGCGCAATCGATCGGTTTCGAGTTCAAGGAGCTTGAGGCCGACATCCTGCGCGGCGCCGTCCTGAAGACCGGCCGCCGCATCGACGGCCGCGACACCAAGACCGTGCGCTCGATCGTGTCGGAAGTCGGCATCCTGCCGCGCGCCCACGGTTCGGCCCTGTTCACCCGCGGCGAGACCCAGGCGCTGGTCGTGACCACGCTCGGCACCAGCCAGGACGAGCAGATCATCGACGCGCTCGAAGGCGAGTACCGCGAGCACTTCATGCTGCACTACAACTTCCCCCCGTACTCGGTGGGTGAAGCCGGCCGCATGGGCAGCCCGGGCCGCCGCGAGATCGGCCACGGCAAGCTGGCATGGCGCGCCATCCATCCGCTGCTGCCGAAGAAGGAGGACTTCCCCTACACCCTGCGCGTGGTGTCGGAAGTCACCGAGTCCAACGGCTCCTCCTCGATGGCCACCGTCTGCGGCACCTCGCTGTCGCTGATGGACGCCGGTGCGCCGCTGGCCCGTCCGGTCGCCGGCATCGCCATGGGCCTGATCAAGGAAGACCACGGCTTCGCCGTCCTGTCCGACATCCTGGGCGACGAGGATCACCTCGGCGACATGGACTTCAAGGTGGCCGGGACGGAAGTCGGTGTCACCGCGCTGCAGATGGACATCAAGATCACCTCGATCACCGAGGAGATCATGAAGATCGCGCTGGGCCAGGCCAAGGACGGCCGCCTGCACATCCTGGGCGAGATGTCGAAGGCGCTGACCGGCGCCCGTGAAGGCGTCAACGAGAACGCCCCGCGCATCACCGTGATCAACATCCCCAAGGAGAAGATCCGCGACGTGATCGGCTCCGGCGGCAAGGTGATCCGCGAGATCGTCGAGCAGACCGGCGCCAAGATCGACATCGACGACGACGGCACCGTCAAGGTGTCGGCGGTCGACCAGAAGAAGTCGGACGCCGCCATCGAGTGGATCAAGGGCATCGTCGCCGAGCCGGAGATGAACGTCGTCTACACCGGCAAGGTGGTGAAGGTCGTCGATTTCGGCGCCTTCGTGAACTTCCTGGGCTCGCGCGACGGCCTCGTCCACATCTCCGAACTGGCGCAGCAGCGCGTCGGCAAGGTGTCGGACGTCGTCTCGCAGGGTGACTCGGTGAAGGTCAAGGTCATCGGCTTCGACGACCGCGGCAAGGTCAAGCTGTCGATGAAGCAGGTCGACCAGGCGACCGGCGAGGACCTGACCAAGAAGGCGGAGTGA
- the ccmE gene encoding cytochrome c maturation protein CcmE produces MTRKKRRLYMLGLALLGLGTATALALTAFQDNIVFFYSPSQLQTQQIGDRNFRLGGLVEEGSVQKQPDGVTTAFRVTDTAHTIDVRYRGQLPDLFREGQGVVAEGRMTGGVFVAREVLAKHDENYMPPEVSEALKQAGVYKNPAESATKTAKKE; encoded by the coding sequence ATGACCCGCAAGAAACGCCGCCTCTACATGCTGGGCCTCGCCCTTCTGGGGTTGGGCACGGCGACCGCCCTGGCGCTGACCGCCTTCCAGGACAACATCGTCTTCTTCTACAGCCCCAGCCAACTGCAGACGCAGCAGATCGGCGACCGCAACTTCCGCCTGGGCGGGCTGGTCGAGGAAGGCAGCGTGCAGAAACAGCCGGACGGCGTCACCACCGCCTTCCGCGTCACCGACACCGCCCACACGATCGATGTCCGCTATCGCGGCCAGCTGCCCGACCTGTTCCGCGAAGGACAAGGCGTGGTGGCCGAGGGCCGGATGACCGGCGGCGTCTTCGTCGCCCGCGAGGTGCTGGCCAAGCATGACGAGAACTACATGCCGCCCGAGGTGTCCGAGGCGCTGAAGCAGGCCGGCGTCTACAAGAACCCTGCCGAATCCGCGACCAAGACCGCGAAGAAGGAGTAG
- the rbfA gene encoding 30S ribosome-binding factor RbfA, whose translation MASKKRGAFTAGKPPSQRQLRVGEELRHALADLFRRGDFYDPELASLNVTITEVRVSPDLSNATVFYSTLGGERMEEAQVALRRAAAFLRGQVARMVNLRHAPTLSFEADTSFDYAHHIDNILHSPEVARDLSGHPLGRVNGDDDHDEDEDDSWDEDEEDDLDADDDADEATSDEAAPDEADDDELGEDRAMLDDEDKGEAKDESRGSRRGS comes from the coding sequence ATGGCCAGCAAGAAGCGCGGCGCGTTCACCGCCGGCAAGCCCCCGTCCCAACGGCAACTGCGCGTCGGCGAGGAATTGCGCCATGCGCTCGCCGACCTGTTCCGCCGCGGGGACTTCTACGATCCGGAGCTGGCCTCGCTGAACGTCACCATCACCGAGGTGCGGGTCAGCCCCGATCTGTCCAACGCCACCGTCTTCTACAGCACGCTCGGCGGCGAGCGGATGGAGGAAGCCCAGGTCGCGCTGCGCCGGGCCGCCGCCTTCCTGCGCGGGCAGGTCGCGCGCATGGTCAATCTGCGCCACGCCCCGACGCTGAGTTTCGAGGCGGACACCTCCTTCGACTACGCCCACCACATCGACAACATCCTGCACAGCCCGGAGGTCGCCCGCGACCTGAGCGGCCACCCGCTGGGCCGCGTCAATGGCGACGACGACCATGACGAGGATGAGGACGATTCCTGGGACGAGGATGAAGAGGACGACCTCGACGCGGACGACGATGCCGACGAAGCCACTTCCGACGAGGCGGCCCCCGACGAGGCGGATGACGACGAGCTCGGGGAAGATCGCGCGATGCTCGACGACGAGGACAAGGGCGAAGCCAAGGACGAGAGCCGGGGCAGCCGCCGTGGCTCGTAA
- the ccmD gene encoding heme exporter protein CcmD, translated as MNEFLHMGGYAAYVWPAYGIAALVLLGLLVATWKGLRNAEATLKALENSRPTRRRPRNAGRKPADQSAGTPAEASEG; from the coding sequence ATGAACGAGTTTCTCCATATGGGCGGCTACGCCGCCTATGTCTGGCCGGCCTACGGCATCGCGGCGCTGGTCCTGCTGGGCCTGCTGGTCGCGACCTGGAAGGGGCTGCGCAACGCCGAGGCGACGCTGAAGGCACTGGAAAATTCCCGCCCGACCCGGCGCCGCCCCCGCAACGCCGGCCGCAAGCCGGCCGACCAAAGCGCCGGAACGCCGGCGGAAGCGAGCGAAGGATGA
- the rpsO gene encoding 30S ribosomal protein S15, with protein MSITPERKQELIKEYSRGEADTGSPEVQVSILTERISNLTEHLKSHKKDFHSRRGLLVMVGQRRRLLDYLKKKDNSRYATLIERLGLRR; from the coding sequence ATGTCGATTACGCCCGAGCGCAAGCAGGAGCTGATCAAGGAATATTCGCGCGGTGAGGCCGATACCGGCTCGCCCGAGGTCCAGGTCTCGATCCTGACGGAGCGGATCAGCAACCTGACCGAACACCTGAAGAGCCACAAGAAGGACTTCCACTCCCGCCGTGGTCTTCTGGTGATGGTCGGCCAGCGCCGTCGTCTTCTTGACTATCTCAAGAAGAAGGACAATTCCCGCTACGCCACGCTCATCGAGCGTCTGGGCCTGCGTCGCTGA
- a CDS encoding DsbE family thiol:disulfide interchange protein: MRRLLYLLPFLLFIGVGIAFYLGFQRDPRDIPSALIDKPAPTFDLPPIQGQPAATGGLSSAKLTGEVTLVNVFASWCIPCKAEHPVITRLSREQGVMVFGINYKDKPEDALTWLSRNGNPYAAVGADLDGRVSIDWGVYGVPESYLIDRQGRIRFKHVGPLTPQVVEEQILPMVKHLRQG, encoded by the coding sequence ATGCGCCGCCTTCTGTACCTGCTGCCCTTCCTGCTGTTCATCGGGGTGGGCATCGCCTTCTATCTCGGGTTCCAGCGTGACCCGCGCGACATCCCGTCGGCCCTGATCGACAAGCCGGCACCGACCTTCGACCTGCCGCCGATACAGGGCCAGCCCGCCGCCACCGGCGGTTTGTCCTCGGCCAAGCTGACGGGCGAGGTGACGTTGGTGAACGTCTTCGCCTCCTGGTGCATCCCCTGCAAGGCGGAGCATCCCGTCATCACCCGCCTGTCGCGCGAGCAGGGAGTGATGGTCTTCGGCATCAACTACAAGGACAAGCCGGAGGACGCGCTGACCTGGCTGTCGCGCAACGGCAATCCCTATGCCGCCGTCGGCGCCGACCTGGATGGCCGGGTGTCAATCGACTGGGGCGTCTACGGCGTGCCGGAAAGCTACCTGATCGACCGCCAGGGCCGGATCCGCTTCAAGCATGTCGGCCCGCTGACCCCGCAGGTGGTGGAGGAGCAGATCCTCCCCATGGTCAAGCATCTGAGGCAGGGCTGA
- the truB gene encoding tRNA pseudouridine(55) synthase TruB, with protein sequence MARKRKGTPIHGWIVLDKPEGMTSTQALSKVRRLLNAEKAGHGGTLDPLATGILPIALGEATKTVSYAMDGAKTYRFTIRWGERTTTDDREGAVIDRSDFRPATEAIRDALPAFLGEIQQVPPQFCAIKIDGERAYDIAREGDAVDLAARTVRIDRFELVEEPDADHAMFEVDCGKGTYVRSLARDLAQALGTVGHVGLLRRLRVGSFTLDRAISLDELAAMDQGAAVERLLLPIETALDDIPALALTETEAHRLRHGQTVALLTRQDRERLMAIQGPGGGDGTVIALFGGTPVALARVEGAEVRPVRVLNL encoded by the coding sequence GTGGCTCGTAAGCGCAAGGGGACGCCGATCCATGGCTGGATTGTGCTGGACAAGCCGGAGGGCATGACCTCCACCCAGGCGCTGTCCAAGGTGCGCCGCCTGCTGAACGCCGAGAAGGCCGGCCATGGCGGCACGCTCGACCCGCTGGCGACCGGCATCCTGCCGATCGCGCTGGGCGAAGCGACCAAGACAGTCTCCTATGCCATGGACGGCGCCAAGACCTACCGTTTCACCATCCGCTGGGGCGAGCGCACGACCACCGACGACCGCGAGGGCGCGGTGATCGACCGGTCCGACTTCCGCCCGGCGACAGAGGCGATCCGCGACGCGCTTCCCGCCTTCCTGGGCGAGATCCAGCAGGTGCCGCCGCAGTTCTGCGCCATCAAGATCGACGGCGAACGCGCCTACGACATCGCGCGCGAGGGCGATGCGGTCGATCTGGCCGCCCGCACCGTGCGCATCGACCGCTTCGAACTGGTTGAGGAACCCGACGCCGACCACGCGATGTTCGAGGTCGATTGCGGCAAGGGCACCTATGTCCGCTCGCTCGCCCGCGATCTGGCCCAGGCGCTGGGCACGGTCGGCCATGTCGGTCTGCTGCGCCGCCTGCGGGTCGGTTCCTTCACGCTGGACCGCGCGATTTCCCTGGACGAACTGGCTGCCATGGATCAAGGTGCGGCCGTCGAACGACTTCTGTTGCCGATCGAGACCGCGCTGGACGACATCCCGGCGCTGGCCCTGACCGAGACGGAAGCGCACCGACTGAGGCATGGCCAGACGGTGGCTCTCCTCACCCGGCAGGACCGTGAACGCCTGATGGCGATCCAGGGTCCCGGGGGTGGGGATGGCACCGTTATTGCGCTTTTCGGCGGAACGCCGGTTGCGTTGGCCCGTGTCGAGGGGGCGGAGGTCCGTCCGGTGCGCGTGCTCAACCTCTGA
- a CDS encoding VOC family protein, translating to MTAIPTAALALDFVLLYVDSPTASAAFYSDLLGKPPVEASPTFAMFKAGEGLMLGLWSRHTVEPAATAPGGGEIAFTVADAATVRGLHADWSARGLTILQRPTTMDFGHTFVARDPDGHRLRVFAPIRDEGVQP from the coding sequence ATGACCGCCATACCGACCGCCGCACTCGCCCTCGATTTCGTCCTGCTCTACGTCGACAGCCCCACCGCCAGCGCCGCGTTCTACAGCGATCTGCTCGGCAAGCCCCCGGTGGAGGCGTCCCCGACCTTTGCCATGTTCAAGGCCGGCGAGGGGCTGATGCTCGGGCTGTGGTCGCGCCATACGGTGGAACCGGCAGCGACCGCACCCGGCGGCGGCGAGATCGCCTTCACCGTCGCCGATGCGGCAACGGTGCGCGGCCTCCACGCCGATTGGAGCGCCCGCGGCCTGACGATCCTGCAGCGGCCGACGACGATGGATTTCGGTCATACCTTCGTTGCACGCGACCCGGACGGCCATCGCCTGCGCGTTTTCGCCCCCATCCGCGATGAAGGGGTGCAACCGTGA
- a CDS encoding heme lyase CcmF/NrfE family subunit: MIPELGHYALVLALFVALVQSVPPLVGAATRNAAWMNVAVPAALAQMLLVLLAYAALTWAHVVSDFSVLNVVQNSHSAKPMLYKVSGVWGNHEGSMMLWIVMLTVFGAAVALFGRNLPPTLKARVLAVQGLIGVGFLLFILATSNPFIRVVPAPLDGNDLNPLLQDPGLAFHPPFLYAGYVGFSMAFSFAVAALIEGRVDPAWARWVRPWTLAAWSTLTMGIAMGSWWAYYELGWGGWWYWDPVENASFMPWLAGTALLHSAIVVEKRDALKSWTILLSIVTFSLSLMGTFLVRSGILTSVHAFAVDPKRGVFILVLLAIATGGSLLLYSLRAPSLKAGGLFAPISREGALVLNNLLLSTATATVFIGTLYPLFLDILNLGKVSVGAPFFNATFVPVAIPMIVAMVVGPFLSWKRADLAAALSRLWIAGVAVVIAVAVTAYVKAGGGPLLALVGVALAAWAFVGSLVEFAERIGLFRTSFRNSWNRAVHLPRSAWGMTIAHACMGLSILGMTGTSAWQTESISAMKPGDRAAVAGYEFHFDSVGLVDGPNFKAERGVFTVTENGRFVATLTPERRSYSTTRMTTTESSIHTTVFSDLYVALGDPTQNGTAWIVRIYHHPLVPWIWIGGVGMMLGGLVSLTDRRLRIGAPERRRAGGKTGGKIGPLPAE; the protein is encoded by the coding sequence GTGATCCCCGAACTCGGCCATTATGCGCTGGTGCTGGCGCTGTTCGTGGCGCTGGTGCAGTCCGTGCCGCCGCTGGTCGGCGCCGCCACCCGCAATGCCGCGTGGATGAACGTCGCGGTGCCAGCAGCGCTCGCCCAGATGCTGCTGGTGCTGCTCGCCTACGCCGCGCTGACCTGGGCGCATGTGGTGTCCGATTTCAGCGTGCTGAACGTGGTGCAGAACAGCCACTCGGCCAAGCCAATGCTCTACAAGGTGTCGGGCGTCTGGGGCAACCACGAGGGCTCGATGATGCTGTGGATCGTCATGCTGACGGTCTTCGGCGCCGCCGTGGCCCTGTTCGGCCGCAACCTGCCGCCGACCTTGAAGGCGCGCGTGCTGGCGGTCCAAGGGCTCATCGGGGTCGGCTTCCTGCTGTTCATCCTGGCCACGTCCAACCCCTTCATCCGCGTGGTGCCGGCACCGCTGGACGGCAACGACCTGAACCCGCTGCTGCAGGATCCGGGACTGGCCTTCCACCCGCCCTTCCTCTATGCGGGCTATGTCGGCTTCTCCATGGCCTTCTCCTTCGCCGTCGCGGCGTTGATCGAGGGACGGGTCGATCCCGCCTGGGCGCGCTGGGTGCGGCCCTGGACGCTGGCCGCCTGGTCGACCCTGACCATGGGCATCGCCATGGGCTCCTGGTGGGCCTATTACGAGCTGGGCTGGGGCGGCTGGTGGTACTGGGACCCGGTGGAAAACGCGTCCTTCATGCCCTGGCTGGCCGGCACCGCGCTGCTGCACTCCGCCATTGTGGTGGAGAAGCGCGACGCACTGAAGAGCTGGACCATCCTGCTGTCGATCGTCACCTTCTCGCTGTCGCTGATGGGCACCTTCCTGGTGCGCTCCGGCATCCTGACCTCGGTCCATGCCTTCGCGGTCGATCCCAAGCGCGGCGTCTTCATCCTCGTGCTGCTGGCCATCGCCACCGGCGGCTCGCTGCTGCTCTACAGCCTGCGGGCGCCGTCGCTGAAGGCCGGCGGCCTGTTCGCGCCGATCAGCCGCGAGGGTGCGCTGGTGCTGAACAACCTGCTGCTGTCGACAGCGACGGCGACGGTGTTCATCGGCACGCTCTATCCGCTGTTCCTCGACATTCTCAACCTGGGCAAGGTGTCGGTCGGCGCCCCCTTCTTCAACGCCACCTTCGTACCGGTCGCCATCCCGATGATCGTCGCCATGGTCGTCGGTCCCTTCCTGTCCTGGAAGCGGGCGGATCTGGCGGCGGCGCTGAGCCGGCTGTGGATCGCCGGCGTCGCCGTCGTGATCGCCGTGGCCGTCACCGCCTATGTCAAGGCGGGTGGCGGACCGCTGCTGGCGCTGGTCGGCGTCGCGCTCGCCGCCTGGGCCTTCGTCGGCTCGCTGGTCGAGTTCGCCGAGCGCATCGGCCTGTTCCGCACCTCGTTCCGGAACAGCTGGAACCGTGCGGTGCATCTGCCGCGCAGTGCCTGGGGCATGACCATCGCCCATGCCTGCATGGGCCTGTCGATCCTTGGCATGACCGGGACATCGGCCTGGCAGACCGAGTCCATCAGCGCGATGAAGCCGGGTGACCGTGCCGCCGTCGCCGGCTACGAGTTCCATTTCGACAGCGTCGGGCTGGTCGACGGTCCGAACTTCAAGGCAGAGCGCGGTGTCTTCACCGTCACCGAAAACGGCCGGTTCGTCGCGACGCTGACGCCGGAGCGCAGGAGTTACAGCACCACCCGGATGACGACGACGGAATCCTCCATCCACACCACGGTCTTCTCGGACCTCTATGTGGCGCTGGGCGATCCGACGCAGAACGGCACCGCCTGGATCGTCCGCATCTACCACCACCCGCTGGTGCCGTGGATCTGGATCGGCGGCGTCGGGATGATGCTGGGCGGGCTGGTCAGCCTGACCGACCGCCGCCTCCGCATCGGCGCACCGGAACGCCGCCGGGCTGGCGGCAAGACCGGCGGCAAGATTGGCCCGCTTCCGGCCGAATGA
- a CDS encoding SDR family oxidoreductase, translated as MKTILITGGGRGIGRSAALLAGARGWSVGINYVGNEAAARETADAVQAAGGRAVTLRGDVAVEADVIGMFQAAEEQLGPLDGVVVNAGIVAPSRTLAEMEAERMRRVFEVNVFGAYLCARESARRLALRGAGSIVLVSSAAARLGSPFEYVDYAGSKAALDTLAVGLSKELGPQGVRVNAVRPGLIDTDIHASGGQPGRAQRLGVNAPLGRAGRTEEVAEAIVWLLSDAASYTTGAILDVSGGR; from the coding sequence ATGAAGACGATCCTTATCACCGGCGGCGGGCGTGGCATCGGGCGGTCCGCCGCGCTGCTGGCCGGCGCCCGCGGCTGGTCGGTCGGCATCAATTACGTCGGCAACGAAGCCGCCGCCCGTGAAACGGCCGATGCGGTGCAGGCGGCCGGCGGGCGGGCGGTGACGCTGCGCGGCGACGTGGCGGTCGAAGCCGACGTCATCGGCATGTTCCAGGCGGCGGAAGAGCAGCTCGGGCCGCTCGACGGCGTGGTGGTCAATGCCGGCATCGTCGCACCCTCCCGTACCCTGGCCGAGATGGAGGCCGAGCGCATGCGCCGCGTCTTCGAGGTGAACGTCTTCGGTGCCTATCTGTGTGCGCGGGAGAGTGCGCGCCGGCTGGCACTGCGTGGGGCCGGATCGATCGTCCTGGTGTCCTCGGCCGCGGCCCGGCTCGGTTCACCCTTCGAGTATGTCGATTATGCCGGCTCGAAGGCGGCGCTCGACACGCTGGCGGTCGGGCTGTCGAAGGAATTGGGACCGCAGGGCGTCCGGGTCAACGCGGTCCGTCCCGGCCTGATCGACACCGACATCCATGCCAGCGGCGGGCAGCCCGGCCGCGCCCAGCGCCTGGGCGTCAATGCCCCGCTCGGCCGGGCCGGCCGGACGGAGGAGGTGGCCGAGGCCATCGTCTGGCTGTTGAGCGACGCGGCGTCCTACACGACCGGGGCGATCCTCGACGTGTCCGGCGGGCGCTGA